One region of Juglans regia cultivar Chandler chromosome 4, Walnut 2.0, whole genome shotgun sequence genomic DNA includes:
- the LOC109004543 gene encoding putative methyltransferase DDB_G0268948 translates to MAELFIKQAAQYAEGRPSYPSELFEFIASKAPCQDQAWDVGTGNGQAARHLAGIFKNVIATDTSPKQLAFGPRLPNIRYQQTPQTMSAAELELDIASQSSIDVVTIAQAIHWFDLPIFYQQVKWVLKKPHGVIAAWCYTSPEVNDSVDAVFQPYYTIAAGPYWEPPRRFVDEKYKTIDFPFEPVDGADDTGPFDQFVIERLMDLDNYFTYLRSWSAYQTAREKGVELLSDDVIEEFTRAWTEDGQDQKVVKFPIYLRIGRVGNI, encoded by the exons ATGGCAGAATTGTTCATTAAACAGGCGGCACAGTATGCGGAGGGTCGGCCTAGCTACCCTTCAGAATTGTTTGAATTCATTGCTTCCAAGGCACCGTGTCAAGACCAGGCATGGGACGTGGGCACCGGGAACGGCCAGGCTGCTCGACAT CTAGCTGGGATCTTCAAGAATGTCATAGCCACAGACACAAGCCCAAAACAGTTGGCATTCGGACCAAGGCTACCCAATATAAGATACCAACAGACCCCTCAAACCATGTCTGCAGCCGAGCTTGAACTCGATATTGCATCTCAATCAAGCATCGATGTTGTGACTATTGCACAGGCCATCCACTGGTTTGATCTCCCCATTTTCTACCAACAAGTGAAATGGGTACTCAAAAAACCTCATGGTGTCATAGCTGCATGGTGCTACACCAGTCCAGAAGTCAATGACTCAGTTGATGCAGTCTTTCAACCATATTATACCATCGCTGCAGGCCCTTATTGGGAGCCACCACGTAGATTCGTGGATGAGAAGTACAAGACCATTGATTTTCCATTCGAGCCTGTGGATGGAGCTGATGACACAGGGCCATTTGATCAGTTTGTAATCGAGAGATTGATGGATTTAGATAACTATTTTACATACTTAAGATCATGGTCTGCGTATCAAACAGCGAGGGAGAAGGGTGTGGAGCTTTTGAGCGATGATGTGATTGAGGAATTTACGCGTGCTTGGACTGAAGATGGACAAGACCAGAAGGTTGTGAAGTTTCCAATTTATCTGAGGATTGGAAGAGTGGGGAATATTTAA